AATGATTTCTCCGCAACCACCAATCTCGATACCGAGAACAAATGACTCACACTAATATACGTGACTAAATTACTTCGCTTTGCCCTGGCTTGCGACTGCGTCTTGTGCCGCCTTGACGGCATCGGCGTCGCCAAGATAGTAACTCTTGATCGGCCTTAGATCAGCATCTAGTTCGTAAACAAGCGGAACGCCGGTCGGGATATTTAAGTTTACGATATCGTCGTCTGCAATATTATCGAGATACTTTACCAGAGCCCTAAGGCTATTCCCGTGAGCCGCGACTATCAGGCGTTTTCCGGACTGGATCTTTGGCAAGATCTCAGACTGAAAGTATGGGACCACGCGGGCCACAGTGTCCTTGAGACACTCGGCACTCGGGAATCTTCCCTCACCGATCGATCGATAGCGCGGATCGTTACCAAGATAGCGTTCGTCCGACAGTTCGAGAGGATGCGGCGGAATGTCGAAACTACGTCGCCAGATCAGCACTTGCTCTTCGCCATATTCAGCCGCTGTCTCCGCCTTGTTGAGCCCTTGCAAAGCTCCGTAATGGCGTTCGTTGAGTAGCCACGATTTTGTTTCGGGCACCCACATTAGGTCCATCTCATCGAGAATGATCCAAAGTGTTCGAATCGCTCGTTTTAATACTGAGGTGTATGCTTCGTCAAATTCAAAACCCTCTGCTTTCAGGAGACGGCCTGCGGCGTGAGCCTCGTCCACGCCCTTTTCCGAAAGGTCAACGTCTTTCCAACCGGTAAACCGATTTTCCTTATTCCACTGACTCTCACCGTGACGAATTAAGACTAATTTATACATGATTCAATTATTCAATATTTTCTTGGCTTCGCCAACAAGGTAGAGCGAGCCCGTGATCAATATGATCCCATCATCCGGCGTCACTGCTAACGCCCTTTCG
This is a stretch of genomic DNA from Chloracidobacterium sp.. It encodes these proteins:
- the gpmA gene encoding 2,3-diphosphoglycerate-dependent phosphoglycerate mutase, which gives rise to MYKLVLIRHGESQWNKENRFTGWKDVDLSEKGVDEAHAAGRLLKAEGFEFDEAYTSVLKRAIRTLWIILDEMDLMWVPETKSWLLNERHYGALQGLNKAETAAEYGEEQVLIWRRSFDIPPHPLELSDERYLGNDPRYRSIGEGRFPSAECLKDTVARVVPYFQSEILPKIQSGKRLIVAAHGNSLRALVKYLDNIADDDIVNLNIPTGVPLVYELDADLRPIKSYYLGDADAVKAAQDAVASQGKAK